One Hippoglossus hippoglossus isolate fHipHip1 chromosome 13, fHipHip1.pri, whole genome shotgun sequence genomic window carries:
- the LOC117772597 gene encoding C1q-related factor-like isoform X1 — protein MRAIVLLCLLGTAMAEEDGFTWGGPGENVNPTEDNVCLTDQASCGCCLMQQQIHRLGSFLNLTFNALEKELIKTKTVLNNVRGEARACVTQHNATGLFSCSFIISLFLYPTAHPDSRSAFSVALTNQVSLNCLGPFRDEKLIAYKHVFINLGDSYSVDTGIFTVPRSGVYSLALTVYSDAGSPGNSLAACASLQVNGQVVAGPREQNMQDQEDSATIVVALHLSAGDIVAVNLPIGCFLCDDNSHYNTFTGFLLYATD, from the exons ATGAGAG CTATTGTACTGCTGTGTCTGCTGGGAACAGCTATGGCCGAAGAGGACGGTTTTACCTGGGGTGGACCTGGCGAGAATGTCAATCCTACCGAAGACAATG TGTGTCTCACGGACCAGGCGTCATGTGGCTGCTGtctgatgcagcagcagatacACAGGCTGGGGTCGTTCCTCAATCTGACTTTCAACGCGTTGGAAAAGGAACTCATAAAAACAAAGACTGTCCTCAACAATGTCAGAGGTGAGGCAAGAGCATGTGTTACACAACATAATGCAACTGGACTTTTCAGTTGCAGCTTCATAATAAGTCTATTTCTGTATCCCACTGCACATCCAGACAGCAGAAGCGCCTTCTCTGTCGCACTTACCAATCAAGTCAGTTTGAACTGCTTGGGTCCCTTCCGTGACGAGAAGCTCATCGCCTACAAGCACGTCTTCATCAACCTCGGAGACAGCTACAGCGTGGACACTGGTATCTTCACAGTTCCCCGCTCTGGTGTGTACAGCCTTGCCCTCACTGTCTACAGTGACGCAGGGTCGCCTGGCAACAGCCTCGCCGCATGCGCCAGTCTGCAGGTCAATGGTCAGGTGGTGGCAGGACCCAGAGAACAAAACATGCAGGACCAAGAGGACAGTGCCACTATTGTTGTGGCTCTACACCTGAGCGCTGGGGACATAGTGGCTGTCAACTTGCCCATTGGATGTTTCCTCTGCGACGACAACAGCCACTACAACACCTTCACTGGTTTCCTCCTCTATGCTACTGACTGA
- the LOC117772601 gene encoding complement C1q tumor necrosis factor-related protein 3-like, whose translation MARMKKHFEHVAVEMNRYLTESKTALNLTRGRSAFSVSLTNNMSCSVPAGNDQLIIYGNVLLNLRGSYNVLTGIFTVPQSGVYCLTVTIHANATSGTNVASCARLQVNGTEVVALLSEKKGNDRQDSSSIVVALKLEAGNEVAVLLPNGCVVCNEGQGQHYNTFTGFLLYATS comes from the exons ATGGCCAGAATGAAGAAACATTTTGAACATGTCGCTGTGGAAATGAACAGGTACCTGACAGAATCAAAGACGGCCCTTAACCTGACAAGAG GTCGCAGCGCCTTCTCCGTCTCACTGACCAATAATATGTCCTGCTCTGTCCCCGCCGGTAATGACCAGCTCATCATCTATGGCAACGTCCTCCTCAACCTGAGAGGCAGCTACAACGTGCTGACAGGTATCTTCACCGTTCCTCAATCTGGTGTCTACTGCCTCACCGTCACCATCCATGCCAATGCTACTTCTGGCACAAACGTGGCCAGCTGCGCTCGTCTGCAGGTTAATGGCACAGAGGTGGTGGCTTTACTCAGCGAGAAAAAGGGCAACGACCGTcaagacagcagcagcattgtTGTAGCCTTGAAACTGGAGGCTGGGAATGAGGTGGCTGTCCTTCTGCCCAACGGATGTGTGGTCTGCAATGAAGGCCAAGGCCAGCACTATAACACCTTCACTGGCTTCCTGCTCTATGCTACTAGCTAA
- the LOC117772598 gene encoding complement C1q-like protein 2, which produces MRAIVLLCLLHAAFAEWPSFWQSLDWNEPKNVCEEPYTCSCCLILQQVNNLSSHINSTLNELDKEYTQTLQQLSKFEASRTAFSVALQYSSFRCYGPKPGDITVIYKHVFLNLGGSYDVKTGIFTALHAGVYTFALTIHSDAGVAGALLATCAELLFNNNVVANLKEVNKEDQEDGATIVVVLQLNATDEVAVNMPKGCSLCDDDNHYNTFSGFLLFATD; this is translated from the exons ATGAGAG ctattgtgttgctgtgtctgctgcatgCTGCTTTTGCTGAGTGGCCGTCTTTTTGGCAATCCCTCGACTGGAACGAACCAAAAAACG tgTGTGAGGAGCCATATACTTGTAGCTGCTGTCTCATCCTGCAGCAAGTGAACAACCTGAGCTCGCACATCAACTCGACCCTGAATGAGCTGGACAAggagtacacacaaacactgcaacaGCTCAGCAAGTTTGAAG CCAGCCGCACTGCCTTCTCCGTCGCTCTTCAATATTCAAGTTTTAGGTGCTATGGCCCCAAGCCAGGAGACATCACCGTCATCTACAAGCATGTCTTCCTTAACCTGGGCGGTAGCTACGACGTGAAGACGGGTATCTTCACCGCTCTCCACGCTGGTGTCTACACCTTTGCTCTTACCATCCACAGTGACGCTGGGGTTGCTGGCGCCCTCCTGGCCACCTGCGCCGAACTGCTCTTTAACAACAACGTGGTGGCCAATTTGAAAGAGGTAAATAAGGAAGACCAAGAGGATGGAGCCACTATTGTTGTTGTCCTGCAACTGAATGCTACAGACGAGGTGGCCGTCAACATGCCCAAAGGCTGTTCCCTCTGTGATGACGACAACCACTATAACACTTTCAGTGGCTTTCTGCTGTTTGCTACTGATTAA
- the LOC117772597 gene encoding complement C1q-like protein 4 isoform X2, producing the protein MRAIVLLCLLGTAMAEEDGFTWGGPGENVNPTEDNVCLTDQASCGCCLMQQQIHRLGSFLNLTFNALEKELIKTKTVLNNVRDSRSAFSVALTNQVSLNCLGPFRDEKLIAYKHVFINLGDSYSVDTGIFTVPRSGVYSLALTVYSDAGSPGNSLAACASLQVNGQVVAGPREQNMQDQEDSATIVVALHLSAGDIVAVNLPIGCFLCDDNSHYNTFTGFLLYATD; encoded by the exons ATGAGAG CTATTGTACTGCTGTGTCTGCTGGGAACAGCTATGGCCGAAGAGGACGGTTTTACCTGGGGTGGACCTGGCGAGAATGTCAATCCTACCGAAGACAATG TGTGTCTCACGGACCAGGCGTCATGTGGCTGCTGtctgatgcagcagcagatacACAGGCTGGGGTCGTTCCTCAATCTGACTTTCAACGCGTTGGAAAAGGAACTCATAAAAACAAAGACTGTCCTCAACAATGTCAGAG ACAGCAGAAGCGCCTTCTCTGTCGCACTTACCAATCAAGTCAGTTTGAACTGCTTGGGTCCCTTCCGTGACGAGAAGCTCATCGCCTACAAGCACGTCTTCATCAACCTCGGAGACAGCTACAGCGTGGACACTGGTATCTTCACAGTTCCCCGCTCTGGTGTGTACAGCCTTGCCCTCACTGTCTACAGTGACGCAGGGTCGCCTGGCAACAGCCTCGCCGCATGCGCCAGTCTGCAGGTCAATGGTCAGGTGGTGGCAGGACCCAGAGAACAAAACATGCAGGACCAAGAGGACAGTGCCACTATTGTTGTGGCTCTACACCTGAGCGCTGGGGACATAGTGGCTGTCAACTTGCCCATTGGATGTTTCCTCTGCGACGACAACAGCCACTACAACACCTTCACTGGTTTCCTCCTCTATGCTACTGACTGA